In one window of Protaetiibacter larvae DNA:
- a CDS encoding alpha/beta fold hydrolase, which yields MSVDAPTIVASADGTSIASYRAGTGPVVILVDAALSTHEQSRRLGALLEPRFTVVRYDRRGRAGSGDVAPGAADPAREVEDLAAVITANGGSAILFGSSSGAALALEAAAHLGDRVAGLVLYEPPFIVDDSRPPVPRDLPERIASEVVAGRRGRALALFLREAMSIPAVGVAAMRLTSNWAAGKRLVHTLGYDFAALAGTQDGRPLPRERWGGITARGVVMAGERSEPFFHDAARALSELLPRITYRSLEGGHHGSAVMSPGGIAAVFDELWASPTASA from the coding sequence ATGAGCGTTGATGCACCCACGATCGTCGCCTCCGCCGACGGTACCTCGATCGCGAGCTACCGGGCCGGCACGGGACCGGTCGTCATCCTCGTCGACGCAGCGCTCTCCACGCATGAGCAGTCCCGGCGCCTCGGCGCCCTGCTCGAGCCTCGGTTCACGGTCGTGCGCTACGACCGCCGCGGGCGCGCCGGCAGCGGCGACGTCGCACCCGGCGCAGCCGACCCAGCGCGGGAGGTCGAGGATCTCGCCGCCGTGATCACCGCCAACGGCGGATCCGCGATCCTCTTCGGCAGCTCGTCCGGTGCCGCCCTCGCGCTCGAGGCCGCTGCGCACCTCGGCGATCGCGTGGCAGGGCTCGTGCTCTACGAGCCCCCGTTCATCGTCGACGACAGCCGCCCTCCCGTGCCCCGCGACCTCCCCGAGCGGATCGCATCGGAGGTCGTCGCCGGTCGGCGCGGGCGCGCGCTCGCTCTGTTCCTCCGCGAGGCGATGAGCATCCCCGCCGTCGGCGTGGCCGCGATGCGCCTCACCTCGAACTGGGCCGCGGGAAAGCGCCTCGTGCACACCCTCGGCTACGACTTCGCGGCGCTCGCCGGAACCCAGGACGGGCGACCCCTGCCGCGCGAGAGGTGGGGCGGGATCACCGCGCGTGGCGTCGTCATGGCGGGCGAGCGGAGCGAGCCGTTCTTCCATGACGCGGCCCGCGCGTTGAGCGAGCTGCTCCCCCGGATCACGTACCGCAGCCTCGAGGGCGGTCACCACGGCTCGGCCGTGATGTCGCCCGGCGGCATTGCCGCCGTGTTCGACGAGCTATGGGCGAGCCCTACAGCCAGCGCTTGA
- a CDS encoding SRPBCC family protein: MSGLLVHKDLDRRELTFERELPATVERVWRSWTTVAGLEAWWGPAGWVTTVRALEVHPGGLWHFGMGPAARMPEVWIRSVYSEVVPHALLSYVEAFSDESGADLDPEANAVTVEFIGFDEGRTRLVMRTRFASDERLARVIRMGVVTGWTGAFDRLAERLEEQA, from the coding sequence ATGAGCGGCCTGCTCGTCCACAAGGACCTCGACCGCCGGGAGCTCACCTTCGAGCGCGAGCTCCCGGCGACCGTCGAGCGGGTGTGGCGCAGCTGGACCACCGTCGCCGGGCTCGAAGCCTGGTGGGGGCCCGCGGGATGGGTCACCACGGTTCGCGCGCTCGAGGTGCATCCAGGGGGTCTGTGGCATTTCGGGATGGGACCGGCGGCTCGGATGCCGGAGGTCTGGATCCGCAGTGTGTACAGCGAGGTCGTGCCGCATGCGCTGCTGTCGTACGTGGAGGCCTTCTCCGACGAGTCGGGCGCCGACCTCGATCCGGAGGCCAACGCGGTCACCGTGGAGTTCATCGGCTTCGACGAAGGACGCACGCGCCTCGTGATGCGCACCCGTTTCGCCTCCGACGAGCGGCTCGCGCGCGTCATCCGAATGGGCGTCGTCACCGGGTGGACGGGCGCCTTCGACCGCCTCGCCGAACGGCTCGAGGAGCAGGCATGA
- a CDS encoding ArsR/SmtB family transcription factor has product MIETMNALAEPNRLAIVDVLRGGSRSVGELVDALSLKQPLVSRHLKVLSDAGIVRARVDAQRRIYSLRAARFQELDTWLDGFAALWDERLDRLERHLVADGDGAR; this is encoded by the coding sequence ATGATCGAGACGATGAATGCCCTCGCCGAGCCGAACCGGCTCGCGATCGTCGACGTGCTGCGCGGCGGCTCCCGCTCGGTGGGGGAGCTCGTCGACGCGCTCTCCCTCAAGCAACCGCTGGTCTCTCGGCACCTCAAGGTGCTGAGCGACGCGGGTATCGTACGGGCACGCGTCGACGCCCAGCGGCGCATCTACTCCCTGCGGGCCGCGCGATTCCAGGAGCTCGACACCTGGCTCGACGGATTCGCCGCGCTGTGGGACGAGCGACTCGACCGCCTCGAGCGACACCTCGTCGCCGACGGCGACGGGGCTCGATGA
- a CDS encoding helix-turn-helix domain-containing protein — protein sequence MSTSTDTPRGARKAQTYLPEADAREEILDFAELMRELEVFLAQNSSKAALVDPQGNARPIPDEIFRILEQVTNALAAGEGITIVPQGMTMTTQQAADFLGISRPTLVRLLEAGDIAYDKPGRHRRVRLEDLVAYQANFRAERRAALRELQRASLGAKVQVGNPADVKRRAELDTE from the coding sequence ATGAGCACCTCGACCGACACGCCACGCGGTGCCCGCAAGGCACAGACCTATCTCCCCGAGGCCGACGCCCGCGAGGAGATTCTCGACTTCGCTGAGTTGATGCGCGAGCTGGAGGTCTTCCTCGCACAGAACTCGTCCAAGGCTGCGCTCGTCGACCCCCAAGGCAACGCCCGTCCCATCCCGGATGAGATCTTCCGCATCCTCGAGCAGGTGACGAACGCGCTCGCCGCGGGCGAAGGCATCACCATCGTGCCGCAGGGCATGACCATGACGACGCAGCAGGCCGCGGACTTCCTCGGCATCAGCCGCCCGACGCTGGTCCGTCTTCTGGAGGCGGGCGACATCGCTTACGACAAGCCCGGCCGCCACCGTCGTGTCCGGCTGGAGGACTTGGTTGCGTACCAGGCGAACTTCCGCGCCGAGCGTCGCGCTGCGCTGCGCGAGTTGCAGCGTGCCAGTCTCGGGGCGAAGGTTCAGGTGGGCAACCCGGCCGATGTGAAGCGTCGTGCGGAGCTGGACACTGAGTGA
- a CDS encoding peptidoglycan DD-metalloendopeptidase family protein has protein sequence MNDRPERGNRALRHPRRGARGIAVVAAVVTGVLTASLGAAPAYAADFPSWTDVQAAKRDEASAKAELARLTAAISTAQVEVDSTQKEAEARGNEFNAAQQAYDEQVLVAQKVEEQRAAAQAVADKAKADSTRLISKLAKQGGGGDLTVNLLGDTGGADSYLYRIGAMQKVSERSDALWANAVQAQNVAKSLAAQEEVEKNKLEQLRQDAEAKQKVAQAAAEAAAQRLADLEAAQAKAASLTAFLTGQREQTEADYLEGLRQKWGSGAGGEVSPSGWARPAAGYISSNFGQRYHPIYHRWQLHTGVDLAGPGCGIPIYAAHAGVVTYAGWNGDLGNFIQIDHRDGTSSGYGHIMPGGIGVSIGQEVAPGQPIARVGTTGGSTGCHLHFIIRVNGQLTDPVPFMRNQGITLG, from the coding sequence ATGAACGACCGTCCTGAGCGGGGAAACCGTGCGCTCCGGCATCCGCGTCGCGGAGCGCGGGGAATCGCCGTAGTCGCCGCGGTCGTCACAGGCGTGCTCACCGCATCGCTCGGCGCGGCCCCCGCCTACGCGGCCGACTTCCCCAGCTGGACGGATGTGCAGGCCGCCAAGCGCGACGAGGCGAGCGCCAAGGCCGAACTCGCCCGGCTCACCGCCGCCATCTCCACCGCCCAGGTCGAGGTGGACAGCACCCAGAAGGAGGCGGAGGCGCGCGGCAACGAGTTCAACGCCGCGCAACAGGCCTACGACGAGCAGGTGCTCGTCGCGCAGAAGGTCGAAGAGCAGCGCGCCGCCGCGCAGGCGGTCGCCGACAAGGCGAAGGCCGACTCCACCCGACTCATCTCGAAGCTCGCCAAGCAGGGCGGGGGAGGCGACCTCACCGTCAACCTCCTCGGCGACACCGGCGGTGCCGACAGCTACCTGTATCGCATCGGCGCGATGCAGAAGGTCTCCGAGCGCAGCGACGCCCTCTGGGCGAACGCCGTGCAGGCGCAGAACGTCGCCAAGTCGCTCGCCGCGCAGGAGGAGGTGGAGAAGAACAAGCTCGAGCAGCTGAGGCAGGATGCCGAGGCCAAGCAGAAGGTCGCGCAGGCTGCCGCCGAGGCGGCCGCGCAGAGGCTCGCCGACCTCGAGGCGGCACAGGCCAAGGCCGCGTCGCTCACCGCCTTCCTCACCGGCCAGCGCGAGCAGACCGAGGCCGACTACCTCGAAGGCCTCCGGCAGAAGTGGGGATCGGGCGCCGGCGGCGAGGTGAGCCCGAGCGGCTGGGCCCGCCCGGCCGCAGGTTACATCTCCAGCAACTTCGGCCAGCGGTACCACCCCATCTACCATCGCTGGCAGCTGCACACCGGCGTCGACCTCGCCGGTCCCGGATGCGGCATCCCGATCTACGCGGCGCACGCGGGCGTGGTCACCTACGCCGGATGGAACGGCGACCTCGGCAACTTCATCCAGATCGACCACCGCGACGGCACCTCGTCGGGCTACGGCCACATCATGCCGGGAGGCATCGGGGTGAGCATCGGCCAGGAGGTCGCGCCGGGGCAGCCCATCGCGCGGGTCGGCACGACCGGTGGATCCACCGGCTGCCACCTGCACTTCATCATCCGCGTGAACGGCCAGCTCACCGATCCGGTGCCGTTCATGCGCAACCAGGGGATCACGCTTGGCTGA
- a CDS encoding NlpC/P60 family protein produces MAETPKKPEGSARGTSGPSTAAVAIAAAFALTAAGGAAPAEAARRPDFPSWQEVQAARQSEAAKKAEVEKIEKIVADLQQQAADLGKVAMQKGEEALLAQTALEAAEAKTARLADQLADAQDRADASALLAARLVARLARSGGSDATLSLAFSSESDADALLARLGAMSKLSESSAALVERAVFDKRAAGSLAEQAKVAEDERRARAAAADAAKVAAEQAAAAVQAQAAEASANQSVLYAQLATLKGTTAAVEQQYAEGVEWAAAHQPPPPPPPPPSSGGGAPPVNPDPPVPVGSAVAGAIAYAEAQLGERYVLGGMGPDVWDCSGLTKAAYASVGVYIGPHGSTSQYNYMAAQGRLVSLAQLQAGDLLFYADDGSPSASTKYHVAIALGGGRMIEAPNPSAPVRIVAIRNADLVPYAGRPTG; encoded by the coding sequence TTGGCTGAGACACCGAAGAAACCCGAGGGATCCGCCCGCGGCACGTCTGGACCGTCGACCGCCGCCGTGGCGATCGCGGCCGCATTCGCCCTGACGGCGGCAGGAGGTGCGGCCCCCGCCGAGGCCGCGCGCCGTCCCGACTTCCCCAGCTGGCAGGAGGTGCAGGCCGCCCGGCAGAGCGAGGCCGCCAAGAAGGCCGAGGTCGAGAAGATCGAGAAGATCGTCGCGGATCTGCAGCAGCAGGCGGCGGACCTCGGCAAGGTCGCCATGCAGAAGGGCGAGGAGGCCCTGCTCGCGCAGACGGCGCTCGAGGCCGCGGAGGCGAAGACCGCGCGCCTCGCCGATCAGCTCGCCGACGCGCAGGATCGCGCGGACGCATCCGCTCTGCTCGCCGCGCGGCTCGTCGCGCGTCTCGCGCGCAGCGGCGGCAGCGACGCCACCCTCTCGCTCGCCTTCTCCTCCGAGTCGGACGCCGACGCGCTGCTCGCGCGACTGGGCGCGATGTCGAAGTTGAGCGAGTCGTCCGCAGCCCTCGTGGAGCGCGCCGTCTTCGACAAGCGCGCCGCCGGCTCCCTCGCCGAGCAGGCGAAGGTGGCCGAGGACGAGCGCCGCGCACGGGCCGCCGCCGCGGACGCCGCGAAGGTCGCCGCGGAGCAGGCGGCCGCCGCCGTCCAGGCGCAGGCGGCCGAGGCGAGCGCCAACCAGTCGGTGCTGTACGCGCAGCTCGCGACCCTCAAGGGCACCACCGCCGCCGTCGAGCAGCAGTACGCCGAAGGCGTCGAGTGGGCTGCCGCGCACCAGCCGCCGCCCCCGCCGCCTCCCCCGCCCTCGAGCGGCGGAGGGGCTCCGCCCGTCAACCCGGATCCGCCGGTGCCGGTCGGCTCGGCGGTCGCCGGGGCGATCGCGTACGCGGAGGCGCAGCTCGGCGAGCGCTACGTGCTCGGCGGGATGGGTCCCGACGTCTGGGACTGCTCCGGCCTCACCAAGGCCGCGTACGCATCCGTCGGCGTCTACATCGGTCCGCACGGCTCGACCAGCCAGTACAACTACATGGCGGCGCAGGGCAGGCTCGTGTCGCTCGCGCAGCTTCAGGCCGGAGACCTGCTGTTCTACGCGGACGACGGTTCACCGTCCGCATCCACCAAGTACCACGTGGCGATCGCCCTGGGCGGCGGCCGCATGATCGAGGCGCCGAACCCGAGCGCGCCGGTGCGCATCGTGGCCATCCGCAACGCGGATCTCGTGCCCTACGCGGGCCGCCCGACCGGCTGA
- the ppa gene encoding inorganic diphosphatase encodes MSRSCGGCGGGSEAGQRLAHGATDVGHRRRQAGARGVGDHGLKLAATSSPTQENPMADYAAVIEIPKGSRNKYEVDHETGRVFLDRVLFTGFVYPTDYGYFENTLGLDGDPVDVLVLLDYPLFPGVGVKVRPVGVFNMTDDGGSDAKVIAVPAKDPRWAHIQDVADIPEYTRKEIEHFFEHYKDLEPGKWVKTEGWGDAAEAEAIIQAGIAAFVPHEH; translated from the coding sequence ATTTCTCGCAGTTGTGGGGGATGCGGCGGCGGGAGCGAGGCCGGCCAGCGACTCGCGCACGGCGCGACGGATGTCGGCCATCGCAGGCGTCAGGCGGGGGCGAGGGGGGTCGGCGACCATGGCCTAAAGTTAGCTGCAACATCGAGCCCCACCCAGGAGAACCCCATGGCCGACTACGCCGCCGTCATCGAGATCCCCAAGGGGAGCCGCAACAAGTACGAGGTCGATCACGAGACCGGGCGCGTCTTCCTCGACCGCGTGCTCTTCACCGGCTTCGTCTACCCGACCGACTACGGCTACTTCGAGAACACCCTCGGCCTCGACGGCGACCCGGTCGACGTGCTCGTCCTGCTCGACTACCCGCTCTTCCCCGGTGTCGGCGTGAAGGTGCGCCCCGTCGGCGTGTTCAACATGACCGACGACGGCGGCTCGGACGCGAAGGTCATCGCGGTGCCCGCGAAGGACCCGCGCTGGGCGCACATCCAGGACGTCGCCGACATCCCGGAGTACACCCGCAAGGAGATCGAGCACTTCTTCGAGCACTACAAGGACCTCGAGCCCGGCAAGTGGGTCAAGACCGAGGGCTGGGGCGACGCCGCCGAGGCCGAGGCCATCATCCAGGCGGGGATCGCGGCGTTCGTGCCGCACGAGCACTGA